Below is a window of Salvelinus alpinus chromosome 5, SLU_Salpinus.1, whole genome shotgun sequence DNA.
GCAGCGTTAAATCTCCAAATGTTTTAGCATTTTTGGATAATAGGCCTTTAGGCTTTCAAACGCATAAGCCCTCATCGCGTGATACATATGTGGCAGTAGTCTAATGAGTGGCCGGCCTAGTCTACTTTGATATAGACATATTTCTTGTTGAAACCAACAGGTTATATTGTACATGTAGCAATTTCTCCTTTTCTGTTTCTCTTTGTAGACTGTGAGGGTGCAGGGCAGTGCCATATCTCACAGGCTTAGTCTGTCCAAGGTGCGGAAGGAGGACGAGGGGGTGTACGAGTGCCGAGTTTCCGACTTGTACTCCGACGAGACTCAGGAATACAAGGTTCAAGCCACCCTCCGGGTGAGTCCGCGTGATGGCATGGTGGCCGAGGAGGCCGTGTCCCACATCCAGAATAGATGGCCACTGAGGAACAGCAAGGACGCGGTGGCAGGGGGGCGGGCTACCTCTGAGCCGGGTCAGGGAAAGCCTCGTGTGCCTCCTCCGGCGGGACATGGCCCCCTCCCCGCCAGCACGACGACCACTGCCTCCGCAGCAAAGTCCTCAGCTTCGCCGAGGCCCGGCAATGCGGCCATCCTCCGACAGCAGCATGGAGCAGGTAAGTTGAAGTGCAACAGTGACACCTAGTGATATAGGGCGAGAATAcgggagtttgtgtgtgtttctcctcaaTCTCCAGTCAGACCCTCAGTAGCATGTCATTCTGACCAGTGATTTGTCCTTTTTAAAGTGAATGATAAATTACACTGACAGTTTCATTGTCATCGAATAATTGAATGTTATTTACAAATAATACATTTGATGATGGTTGTAGAGTACAACACCTGTTACATGGGATTATATTGCTTACAGGGTAGTGTTTCTTAAGGGTAGGTATTGATTCTTTCATCATaccttaataaataaatacaaatgataCATGCTGGGACATATATGCCTGTAGTCAGACTATGGAGAGTGAGGGaaggtgtgtatatacagtgggtatcatagatactccataatgtcaaagtgaaaagaatATTCTACAAATGTTAACAAATGAATAGGCCTACAAATGAAATAACTAAAATACAGTTGTTTCAAAAGTATTCACCTCTTTTGTTTTGGCAAAATCACATAATAAATTACAtcgactcactctgtgtgaaataatatggtttgacatgatttttgaatgactatccCTTCCTCTGATCCCCATACATAAATGATCTGCAAGGTCCCTCAGTATtgaatttcaaccacagattaaactacaaagaccagggagctttcgAAAGACTCATAAAaatgggcagtgattggtagattgTTGACCATgaaaaatcagacattgaatatcactttaagcatggtcaagttaataatgatGCTGTGGATGACGTATTAAACCACCCAAACACAACAAAGACACAGTTGTCCTTCTGAACTAAGCTGCAGGACAAGATGGAAACTGCTCAgtgatgtcaccatgaggccattggtgtttttcaaacagctacagagttcaatggctgtgacgggagactagtcaggatcgagggaaagatgaacggagcaaagtacagagagttccttgatgaaaacctgctccagagtgctcaggacctcagactgagcaaaggttcacctcccaacatgacaatgaccctaagcacacagccaaaacaacacaggagtggcttcgggacaagtctttgaatgtccttgagcggcccagccagaggccggacttgaaccctggcgaacatctttggagggacctgaaaatagctgtggagcgacgctccccatccaacctgacagagcttgagaggatctgcaaagaagaatgtgagaaactccccaaatacaaatgtgccaagcttgtagcgtcatacccaagaagactcgaggctgtaatcgctgccaaatgtgcttcaacaaagtactgagcaaagggtctgaataattaagtaaatgtgatattacatTTTACGTATTATAAATtaacaacatttctaaaaaacagtttttgctttgtcattatggggtattgtgtgtagactgatgagggtgaaaaaaacaattgaatcaattttagaataaggttgtaacgtaataaaatgtggaaaaagtgaagggatcTGATTAATTTCCCGAATGCACTACATATActttatatatacaaaagtatgtggaaaccccttcaaatgagtggattcggttatttcagccacaactgttgatgacaggtgtataaaatcgagcacacggccatgcaatctccatagacaaacattggcagtagaatggcatgGCAGAAGATCTCAGTgattttcaatgtggcaccgttccaacaagtcagttcgtcaaatttcggcCCTGCTAGAGCTGGCCCGATgagctgtaagtgctgttattgtgaagtggaaatgtctaggagcaacaatggctcagatgtgaagtggtaggccacacaagctaacagaactggaccgcagagtgctgaagcgtgtagtgaataaaaattgtctgtcctcgtaTGCAACAattactaccaagttccaaactgcctccggaaacaacttcagcacaataactgtttgttgggaacttcattaaatgggtttccatggccaagcagatTCGGGCTAGGCTCCTTtgttccattgaagggaaatcttaattctACAGCATACaaggacattctagacaattctgtgcttccaactttgtggcaacagtttgggtaaggtcctttcctgtttcagcatgacaatgcccctgtgcactaagcaaggtccatacagaaatagtttgtctagatcggcgtggaagaacttgactggcctgcacagagccctgacctcaaccccatcaaacacctttgagattaattggaatgccgactgcgagccaggcctaatcgcccaacatcagtgcccgacctcactaatgctcttgtggctgaatggaagaaagtcctcacagcaattttccaacatctagtggaaaggcttcccagaagagtggaggctgttacagcagcaaatggtggaccaactccaaattaatgcctatgattctggaatgagatgttcgaagagcaggtgtccacatacttttgatcatgtattatatatatacagtggggagaacaagtatttgatacactgccgattttgcaggttttccaacttacaaagcatgtagaggtctgtaattttatcataggtacacttcaactgtgagagacggaatctaaaaccaaaatccagaaaatcacattgtatgatttttaagtaattaatttgcattttattgcatgacataagtatttgatacatcagaaaagcagaacttaatatttggtacagaaacctttgtttgcaattacaaagatcatacgtttcctgtagttattgaccaggtttgcacacactgcagcagggattttggcccactcctccatacagaccttctccagatccttcaggtttcggggctgtcgctgggcaatatggactttcagctccctccaaagattttctattgggttcaggtctggagactggctaggccactccaggaccttgagatgcttcttacggagccactccttagttgccctggctgtgtgtttcgggtcgttgtcatgctggaagatccagccacgacccatcttcaatgctcttactgagggaaggaggtttttggccaagatctcgcgatacatggccccatccatcctcccctcaatatggtgcagtcgtcctgtcccctttgtagaaaagcatccccaaagaatgatgtttccacctccatgcttcacggttgggagggtgttcttggggttgtactcaaccttcttcttcctccaaacacggcgagtggagtttagaccaaaaagctctatttttgtctcatcagaccacatgaccttctcccattcctcctctggatcatccagatggtcattggcaaacttcagacgggcctggaaatgcgctggcttgagcagggggaccttg
It encodes the following:
- the LOC139576214 gene encoding V-set and transmembrane domain-containing protein 2B-like, whose product is MEKRGLNCVLYYLILNAPLLFCVNATFTEVPKDVSVSEGEDVEMPCAFRAIGSSPFSLEIQWWYLKETTPKEHVHELQISSPANRAKVTQKDATKISTVRVQGSAISHRLSLSKVRKEDEGVYECRVSDLYSDETQEYKVQATLRVSPRDGMVAEEAVSHIQNRWPLRNSKDAVAGGRATSEPGQGKPRVPPPAGHGPLPASTTTTASAAKSSASPRPGNAAILRQQHGAGSGAITTTDPFLFITLLILHKLLPSLFAQ